The Chitinophagales bacterium genomic sequence TTTAGAATGATAATACCCTTTACTCATAGCTAAGATATTGACATGAATGCCTTTCCCAGGTTATCTATGATATCGCCTGCGGTCAGCGCATTCTCACCCCATTTTGCAGCGGCATAGTCGCCGGCACGCCCATGCAGGTACACGCCAAGCCTTGCGGCACCAAACGATTCATAGCCTTGTGACATCAGGCCCGTTATGATACCCGTCAGCACATCGCCGCTTCCCCCGGTGGCCATACCCGGGTTACCCGTCTGGTTATACCAGCATTCACCTTCAGGGGTTACGATCACTGTATTATGTCCTTTCAGCACTATATACAGGTTATACTTCATGCTCTGCGTGCGTGCAAGCTCCAGCATGAACATACTATCCTTGCTCTTACCAAACAGCCTTTCAAACTCTTTCGGATGTGGTGTCAGCACACTGTCAGCAGGTATCTTATGCAGCAGGTCTGGCTCCATGGCCAGCATATTCAGCCCGTCTGCATCTATTACAACAGGCTCTTTGCAGGCGGTAATAAATTCAGCAAAAGTTCTCAGCGTTGCTTCTGATGTACCGAGCCCCGGGCCTATACCTACTGTTGTTGCCTGTTCCCATTCTTTTATCCGGCTGATACATGTCTCCCCGCTTACCGCGCACATGGCTTCAGGTACTGACACTTGTAGTATATCATATCCGCATTCAGGTACTAATGTTTTTACTTTACCTGCACCGCTGCGCAATGCGGCTTTTGCGGCCAGCACCGCAGCTCCCATCATGCCCTTACTGCCTGCCACTATGTATGCCAGCCCATAATCGCCTTTATGGGCAAACCTGTCGCGCTGTTTATACATGGCCTTCGCTTCCTCAAGTCCTTGTATATAGAAACTGGTATGGGTAGATGATATGAATTTGGCAGATAGCCCTATATCCAGGATATGCACATTGCCTGCACACCTGCCGGTCTCAGCGTGCATAAAAGCCTTTTTATAGAACTGGAAGCTGAGCGTATGCGATGCATTCATAATGGCAGCCCCCTCCTTAGGTATACTATCTGCCGGCATACCACTCGGTATGTCAATAGCTATCACCTGGTTACCCAGTTCATTTATGTGTTCTATGAATTCAGCTACCCAGCCTTCGGCAGGACGATTCAGCCCTGTTCCCAGCAATGCGTCTATTATGGTCACATGTTTGGGCACATCTGCTATCAGGCTGTCCTCGGGTAGTATCTCCACCAGTTCGCTTCCAATACCTGCCAGGCGTTCAAAGTTCTTCCGGCAATCCTCGGTCAGTTCATCACTCAGTCTCAGCAAGAATGCTTTTGCATTATAGCCCTGCCTGTGCAGCATGCGGGTAATGGCCAGCCCATCGCCACCATTGTTGCCCGAACCACACAGAACGATAAACACCGAATCTGCAGCCAGATTTTCGTTGATCCATGCTACACATTTGCCGGCAGCACGCTCCATCAGCTCGTACGAAGATATCTTGGAGGCGTGAATTGTGTAGGTATCACAAGCACGTATTTGCGATGCACTGAATACTTTCATAGCTACAAAGATGTAGTAAAGTTATTACAAAGGGAATAATGTAATAGCAAACTAATGTGCAATTGTGACTTTCCTTATGAAATTACCGTATTCTTCAGAGAAACCTTTGATAAAATAGACGCCTTCAGCCAGGTAGGACACATCAATGCTAAGCACATCTGCAGCTTTCAGTTCAAACTTAGTATGTACCCGGCCGCTGATATCATATATAGCAACATCCGCATGAAAATCTTCAGGTAACTGTAATGCTGAAATCTTGATATGTTTATTGGCAGGCACAGGAAATATATCAGGCGGACAACCTTCCGGACTGTCGCAATACCAGAACGAGCCTGTCAACGTATCATCATATATACCGTTGTTCAATACCAATATGTATTTCAGCCTGTCTCCTTTCCGAATGCCCGGTAATATTGAAAAAGCAATATTACCCTTTGCTATCTCCATGAGTTCCAGGTTGGTATACACTTCAGGTCCTTTTATTTGCGCCATCTTGCCGTCAACAGAGAAAAGGCTTACAGTATAGGTTCCCTCACCCAGGCCTATGCGCTTTATTTCATAAGCCAGGTTACCTTCACCGTCAAGAGAGACTTTTGCATTTAATAATTTCGCCACCGGTAACAGCAACCTTACAGCTTCAATATTAGCATACAGGTTTCTTGCACATGTCGCTTCTATGTCAGAAATATTTTCGTAGAAAGAATAGCCTATCTCAGGTATAAATGAAATTATTTTATTCTTACTTTTTTGCTCGCCATACATCCAATCATTAGCATCCCCGTTCGCATAATAGTTGAGCATCTCATAACAGACGCCTGACTTGTAGCCATTATACTTGGTGAAGATTTCTGCATATTCGTAGTACAGTAAAGAGTCCGGTGTTTTTCGGGTGTTAGGTTTGTTTCCCGAATAATAATTTCCCCAGGGGTATAACAGCATATTACCATGCGTATGATTGTTTAGTGCTATTCCAAAATGGTGGGCCTCTGTAAACCATTTTACAGCCTGTGTTTCCGGCTCCGAAAATGGAGCATCACCACGATATGTCTGATTTTGTAGATTCCCCGAAGATCCCAACTCATTACTACCCCAGCCATAACTATAGTTCCGGTTCAGGTCTACACCATGCAGCACGCCGTTAATGGAACGCATATTCTTACGCCATAACCCGCCCCCCTGAGGTTTTGACGCTATGTTAAATCTATACCCATCCGGATTTACACAGGGAATGAAATATAACTCTGTATGGTCAATGATATCCTTTATTTGGCTATCATGCTCGTAACGCTCTAACAAATACCACATAAAGTATATCAATTGCGAAAGGCTGCCAGGTTCTCTGGCGTGGTGCAATGCGGTATATAATATCTGCGGCTTCTCCTTTTGTTCTGATTCCGGATGTGCAGAGATCCGGCACCAATAAAGGGGTTCTTTTCGAATACTGGTAAAGTTCTCTATCTGCATACGTTTGCTGATTAACGTCGGATATTTCTTCGCCATGTCGTCCAGTATCGCCAACATTTCTTCATATGTATAGTATCCACCATAGCTGCCAAGTGAAAAATTTTCCGGCCGATCTCCTGATGATGACTTTGCCCGGGCATAATTAAAGCCATCGTTTTGGTGAGCATAAAATGAGGACACATCATGTATCAATATGTTAGTTTGAAATCCACTTTTTCTTGCAAGGTCCAGCTCGTCTTCTGAAAAATCAGAAATGAAAGAAAGGCCATCATATGTGCCGTGATCTGTTTCCAGGCCTAATGCAGCCAACTGTGGCATACCCAGAGCCGGTGTATCCAGGTGAATAACAGCCCGGTGGTACATGGGCATCTGCTGTGCTTGCGATGATAAACACAAAAGCAAACCAATTAGATATAGGGTATAACGAGTCATATTAAAACCAACGGCAATTTATGTCAAATATTATCGGCAACAACCAGGATTATACTCAATTTTGCCACAATAGTGTAATTACTATCTTTGTCGCTTCCCGGACATGGGATAAATGCGTATTTTTCGCAGATATTTAACAATAATCAATGAAACACATATCCATCATGCCAAAAAGGATCAGCCTTTTTGCCTTTGCACTATTACTGTTTATCAATGCTGCTACCGCGCAGACAGGTACCATCAAGGGCTTTGTTTACGACAAATCTACAGGTGAACCTATGATATTCACCAACGTATTGCTGGAAGGCACAAAAATGGGCGGGCAGACGGATGTGAATGGTTATTTTACACTTTCCCAGGTACCTCCGGGCACCTATACTTTGTTTACCAGCCTGATAGGATATGACACGTTCAAAACTTCCATTACGGTAAAGCCCGGCGCAATTATCAACAAAAAACTATTCCTGCAACAGAAAGACATGGAACTGCAGGGTGTTGAGATCACTGCCCGCAAAACCGAACGCATTACGCAGATCAATGCGGGTACCATTACTGTTACCCCCCGCGAAATGAAAATGCTGCCCAGTACCGGCGGCGAACCCGATATTGCGCAATACCTGCAGGTAGTACCCGGTGTTATTTTCACAGGCGATCAGGGCGGACAGTTATACATTCGTGGCGGTTCTCCTACACAAACAGGTATACTACTCGATGGTATCACTATTTATAACCCCTTCCACTCCATTGGCTTATACTCTGTTTTCGAAACGGACGCCATACGTAACGTAGATGTACAGACCGCCGGCTTCAACGCCCAGTACGGTAACCGTACTTCTGCCATTGTAGACGTTACTACCAAAGATGGTAACAAGAACCGCATAGCTGGTAAACTCTCATTATCGCCAATTATGGCCAGGGCACTGGTTGAAGGTCCGATACTGAAAGCCAAGAAAGAGGGCGGCTCTAACATGACTTTCCTGCTGTCGGTAAAACACAGCTACCTCGAGAGTACTTCAAAATCTATCTACGGAGGCTTTGGCGAACCGTTCAAATCAGGCCTCCCATACACCTTTACCGACCTGTATGGTAAAGTTACGATCAATGCAGACAATGGTAGTAAACTGAATATATTCGGTTTCAACTTTGACGATAAGGCAAAAAGTATCAGCCCGAAAACCAAAATGGTGAACGCCACATTCGGGTGGCAGGCCACAGGAGCGGGTGCTACATTCGTTATCACACCCAGCAGTAGCTCTGCGCTTATCAATGGTAAGTTTGCCTATTCCAAATACGCTATTAGTGCCGACGAAGCTACTTTCAGACAGAGAAGCAGCTCTATAGACGGTTTTGAAGGTGGTATCGACTTCACATACTTCTTCCCGGGTTACAGCCAGCTGAAATACGGCTTTGAGGTAAGTGGATTCCATACTGCACTGGACTATGCCAATACCCTCGGCTTAACAACTACCCTGGACAGGAGGAATACACTGGGTTCTCTGTTCGCCATGTACCGCAAAAACTTTGGCGAGAAATTCATCTTCGAGCCGGGCTTCCGTATGCAATACTATTCATCACTTGACGTATTCACTCCGGAACCACGTATCGGCATGAAGTACAACATCACACAGAACGTACGCCTGAAAGCCGCGAGTGGTTTATACTCACAAAACATCCTGAGTACAAAGAGCGACCGTGATATAGTGAACTTCTTTAATGGCTTTATCCTCAGCCCGGATCAGGGTATTACCAACACCGATGGCGACAGGGTAAAATCCAACCTGCAAAGGGCTTTCCACGCACTGGGAGGTATCGAGGTAGACATCAACAACGTAGAGATCAACCTGGAGCCCTGGTACAAGAACTTCTACCAGAATATTGAACTGAGCCGCATTAAAGTAAGTGTCCAGGACGCTGACTTTACAGCGGGTAATGGTAAAGCGAGTGGTATCGACCTTTCAGCACGCTACAACCAGAAGCGCATATACCTGTGGGGTGTAGTTTCTTACCAGAAGATCACCTACCAGACACTGGTACTGGACGGCAATAAGGTAACCACATATCGCAACCCGGTAACAGGCGAAACGTACCTCGCCGGTGTAACGGAATCACAAACTTACGCACCACCTTTCGACAGGCGCTGGAATATCAACCTGTTGGGGTCTTACCAGGCAGGCAAAAAGAAAGACTGGGAAATATCCGCCCGCTGGAACTTCGGTTCTCCGTTCCCTTTCACACAAACACAGGGTTTCTACGAGAATACCAATGTTCAGCAGAATGGTATACCTACCAACTACCTGAACCAGAACGGCAATATCGGCATCATTTATGACAACAAAATAAATGGTGGCCGCCTGTCGTATTACCACCGTATGGACCTGTCGGTACGTAAACGTTTCACTATGAGCGAGAACTCTAATATTGAGACAACTTTCAGTTTAACAAATGTTTACAACAGGAACAACATCTTTTATATAGAACGTCTTGATAACACACGTGTTTTTCAACTACCTTTGTTCCCGAGCATCAATGCGACATGGAACTTTTAACACTTAAAAAGTTGAATGACACGCAAGAAGGATAGAAAGATCACCCAAAGGCTTTTTTCGATATGTACATGTATTGTGCTGATGGCTAACCAGTCGTCAGCACAACTGCATACACCCTACCTGCCGCAAAACGCACAGCTGTTCCATGCGGAAGAACTTTTCATGCAGCAGCAATACAAAAGTGCCGAAATTACCGCAAAACATTTCCTGCAGCAAACACCCGAGATAACAAGCCCGGAATTTAGCAGCCGGAAGGACAAAGCACGCTACTTTATCGCAGCCTCAGCGTTGAAACTCAACGAGGCCAATAACGAACAGACTGCCATAGATTTCATCAACACAACAGCCAACCCCGCTTATAAACAGCGTGTAGCATTTGCACTGGCACAGGAATACTTCAAAAAGAACAGGTTCAGTGATGCTATCTATTATTACGAAATGGCGGGTGTTGCCAACTTGAATAACGACGAGATCATCAATGCGAAATTTGAGCTGGCATATTGCTATTTCAACAACAGCCAGTTCAACCAGGCAGAACCGCTACTGGCATCTGTTCGCGAAATAGGAGGAAAGTATTATGATGCCGGCAACTACTATTACGGCTTGCTGGCATACAACAAGAATAATTATGCTGACGCGCTGACCAGTTTCAGTCGTATAGAGCATATAAAAGAATACAGCAACATTGTTCCGTACTATATAGCAGAGATACACTATTTCCAGGGCAATAAAGCCAAAGCATTGCAGGATGCACTAAGACTGATACGCAAACCCGAAAGGTCGTTCTACCACAACGAACTGCACCTGCTGGCTGCACAGATCTACTTCGAGGATAAAGACTATAAAGAAGCACTGCCCTATTTTGAGTTTTACTATGATAATACAGAGCGCATCCGTAAAGAAGACCTCTACGAAATGGCCTATTGCTATTACAAATTAGACGACTGGGAGGATGCTATTGATAACTTTCAGCAATTGAGCGAAACAAGAGACTCGCTGGCGCAAAGTTCAATGTATCTCCTGGGTGATTGTTACCTGAAAATAAATGATAAAAAAAGTGCCCGTAACGCATTCAGTATCTGTGCCGATATGCCGTTCAACCCCGGGCAAAAAGAGGCTTCTTTGCTGTTAGCAGCCAAGCTTTCTTACGAACTGGGCTATAATAATGATGCCATATATTATATCAACCTGTTATTGGCCGATTATCCGACATCGGCCTACAACGACCAGGCAAAGACCCTTCTGTCCGACCTGTTGATAAGAACCAGCAACTATGCCGAAGCGTACAGCGCATTGGAAGACGTTGCACACCACGACGAGAACTACAACCGCATATATCAGAAGGTGACCTATGGCTATGCCATGCAACAGATGCAGTTGGGCAACAACGCTTTTGCCGACAGCCTGCTCACCATGTCGCTGAAACATAATGCAGACCTGACCTACAAAAATGCCGCCACCTACTGGAAAGCGGACCTTGCATACAAAGCTGGCCGGTACGATGAGGTAATAAAATTTGGCAACAGTTTTCTGCGTGGCAACACTAATAGTATGTGGGTAGAGCACCTGAGTCCTTCGGCTTCTGCGCGCAGTATGTACATAACATTGGGCTATGCTGCTATGGAGCTGTCACAATTCAGCGAGGCGCAGAATTATTTTAACAAAGCCAGGTTCAACACAGATACAACAGATACTGTGTTCATAGCAGCTTCTATATTGCGCGAGGCTGATGCCGTTTTCATGCAGAAAGACTACAAGAAAGCCATAGCGCTATACGATCAGGTGATTGCTGCCAATGGTGCTGATGCCGATTACGCACGATACCAGAAGGCCATCATACTCGGCCTGTCTGACAACAACAAGCAAAAATCAGAGCTCCTCATCGGCCTCATCAACAGCGTACCTGTATCAAGATATGCTAACGAGGCACGCTACGAGCTGGGCCTCACCTATATCGAAGAGAACAGGTACAGCGCTGCCATCAACACCATGATGCCGCTGACAGAAGCTTATGAGCTGCGCAATATGGCGCCAAAAGCATGGATGCGCATAGGTTTCGCCTACCAGCAGTCGGGCGATCAACAGAAGGCAATAGACGCCTACAAGCATATCGCACTTGAATATCCGACCTCTGAAGAGCGTCCGGCAGCTTTGGACGCGCTGAAAAGCTTATACATACAATCAGGTCAGCCGGAAGGTTATGCCAGGCTGCTGGAAGACAACAACCTGGGAGGTGCCGAAGAGAATATGCTCGACTCTGCTTACTATGCTACTGCCGAAACTCAATATGCGGCCAACAACTGGAATAAAGCACAGACACTGTTTGGCGACTACATAAAAAAATACCCTAATGGGGTATTCATCACCAAAGCACATTACTATAAGGCTGAATCTCACTACCAGTTGAAAGAATATAAAGAGGCGCTGAAAGGTTATGATTTCGTACTGACAAACGCATGGAGTAACTTTTCCGAGAACAGTGCACGCCGTGCCGCTATCATTGCTTACGACCAGGGAGATATGCAGGGCGCTAAACGCTATTATGGAGAGCTGCGTAACATGGCCATGAGCCAGGACAACCTGCAGGCAGCCTATAACGGGCTGATGCTCTGCAGTTACAAACTGGACGAAAGCTCAGACGCACTTGCCTATGCCGATACCCTGATTTCAATGCCGGGACTGGACGCGTCCATCGCTGACAATGCTATGCTCATCAAAGCAAACGCACTGGCACAGGCCAATAACAAAGAGGCTGCACTGACGGTGTACAAGCAACTGGAAACTTCGGGCAATGGTGCCATTGCCGCAGAGGCCCGCTACAACATAGCCAACATATACTATCATCAAAACAAATTTAAAGAGGCAGAAGAAGCTGCAGGCAATACTATACAGCAGTCGGGCGGACATGAATATTGGGTAGTAAGGTCATATCTGCTACTCAGCGATATACTGGTGAAACAAAAAGACTATTTCAATGCTAAAGCTACTTTACAGAGTATTGTAAAGAACTGTAAGATACCCGAATTGAAAGCTGAAGCAAATGCAAAGCTGAAAGAGGTGAAACAACTGGAGAACAAAAAAAGTAAACTATCGGAATAACGATCATGCGGGGCAGACTCATAGCCATATCAATATTGGGGGTTTTACTATCCTGTTCAGCGGAGGCGCAAACGGCTGCTCCCAAAGACACGGTAATAAAAGGTGCAACAATTGAGATCATTCAATCGTACAAGCCGGAAGTGACACGTGCGCCCAGGCCTGAGCCCGCTCCATCGCTGCCCCCGGTTGACACTACTACCCCACGCCTGCAATACAACGTACCGCAACAAACGCTTTTTTACTCCTATGGCTCCTTACCATTACGTCCATTGGCGCTGGAGATAACCAAAGAAGAACCCGGCTTTGACAGCTATGTAAAATTAGGTGGCGGCAACCGTTCTACACTATTACTGGATGCCGGCAGTTCTTACCTCAAAGGAGATAATTACGAAACAGCATTCCACTTGCATCACTTATCACAATCAGGCAGTATCGTCAACCAGAAGGTATCACTCACAGGTTTAGAGGCAGACGGTACCTATCATAATAATGGCAGGGCCTTCAACGCGCAACTGGGCATCAGTAATAATGTATACCATTACTACGGTTACGATCACAACATTTATACCTACAACGAGGCATCTGTAAAGCAAGGTTTTACATTAATAGACCTTGGCGTCAATATGGTAGATGAGCAGGCTGAAACTAAAAAGCTCTCCTTCAGCCCCAAAGTCGGTTTTTATTCTTTCAGTGACAAATTCAATGCATCTGAGATAACCGTACGGGCAAATGTGCCGGTCACTTATGATATAGACAGCAACCTGCAATTATACGTAGCGGCTAACATCACGGTGACCAATTTGAAAAATACGGCTACAGGCGGTGCTAGTAACAATATTTACCAATTGGCACCCGGCATAAGGTTCAAACAAGGCATATTCACCGGCCATGCGGGCATCTCGCCAACATCAGGCGAAGCCAACATTACCACCGGTAAGTCGAACTACCTGCTGCCCGATGTGGAAGTGAACTTCAACCTGCCGGGCACGCAATTCAGGATGAATGCTGGCTGGCAGGGCAACCTGGTGCAGAACAGCTACAGGCAGATGGCCACCCTGAATCCCTATATGTCCAATGCCTATGTACCGGCACAAACCCATACTACCGAGATATTCGGAGGCATAAAAAGCAATATAGGCGAACACGTAAGCTTCAATGGCCGTGTGAGCTGGTGGCAGTACAACAACCTGCCCCTGTTCATCAACGATACAGCTTCAGACAAAAAACAATTCCTGGCAATATACGATCCCAAAGTAAATGCGCTTGGGTTACAGGCTGCCATACGCTACCAGGTAGCACAAACATTCTCCATAGGCTTCAATGCCCAATGGATGAACTTTTACAACAAGACCTATACTCAACTATGGCACAGGCCGGGCGTAACCTTCACAGGGGATGTACAGGCGCAGCCTATGAAAAAACTTACCATCAATGCCTACATATCGTTTATAGACGAGCTGTATGCGCTGGACAATAACAACCGCACGCTGAAACTGAACTCGATACTGGATATGGGTGCCGGTGCTGAATACGAAATAATAGATCGTCTTAATATATTCGTGCAGGCCAACAACCTGCTGAAC encodes the following:
- a CDS encoding NAD(P)H-hydrate dehydratase, which gives rise to MKVFSASQIRACDTYTIHASKISSYELMERAAGKCVAWINENLAADSVFIVLCGSGNNGGDGLAITRMLHRQGYNAKAFLLRLSDELTEDCRKNFERLAGIGSELVEILPEDSLIADVPKHVTIIDALLGTGLNRPAEGWVAEFIEHINELGNQVIAIDIPSGMPADSIPKEGAAIMNASHTLSFQFYKKAFMHAETGRCAGNVHILDIGLSAKFISSTHTSFYIQGLEEAKAMYKQRDRFAHKGDYGLAYIVAGSKGMMGAAVLAAKAALRSGAGKVKTLVPECGYDILQVSVPEAMCAVSGETCISRIKEWEQATTVGIGPGLGTSEATLRTFAEFITACKEPVVIDADGLNMLAMEPDLLHKIPADSVLTPHPKEFERLFGKSKDSMFMLELARTQSMKYNLYIVLKGHNTVIVTPEGECWYNQTGNPGMATGGSGDVLTGIITGLMSQGYESFGAARLGVYLHGRAGDYAAAKWGENALTAGDIIDNLGKAFMSIS
- a CDS encoding T9SS type A sorting domain-containing protein, whose translation is MTRYTLYLIGLLLCLSSQAQQMPMYHRAVIHLDTPALGMPQLAALGLETDHGTYDGLSFISDFSEDELDLARKSGFQTNILIHDVSSFYAHQNDGFNYARAKSSSGDRPENFSLGSYGGYYTYEEMLAILDDMAKKYPTLISKRMQIENFTSIRKEPLYWCRISAHPESEQKEKPQILYTALHHAREPGSLSQLIYFMWYLLERYEHDSQIKDIIDHTELYFIPCVNPDGYRFNIASKPQGGGLWRKNMRSINGVLHGVDLNRNYSYGWGSNELGSSGNLQNQTYRGDAPFSEPETQAVKWFTEAHHFGIALNNHTHGNMLLYPWGNYYSGNKPNTRKTPDSLLYYEYAEIFTKYNGYKSGVCYEMLNYYANGDANDWMYGEQKSKNKIISFIPEIGYSFYENISDIEATCARNLYANIEAVRLLLPVAKLLNAKVSLDGEGNLAYEIKRIGLGEGTYTVSLFSVDGKMAQIKGPEVYTNLELMEIAKGNIAFSILPGIRKGDRLKYILVLNNGIYDDTLTGSFWYCDSPEGCPPDIFPVPANKHIKISALQLPEDFHADVAIYDISGRVHTKFELKAADVLSIDVSYLAEGVYFIKGFSEEYGNFIRKVTIAH
- a CDS encoding TonB-dependent receptor gives rise to the protein MKHISIMPKRISLFAFALLLFINAATAQTGTIKGFVYDKSTGEPMIFTNVLLEGTKMGGQTDVNGYFTLSQVPPGTYTLFTSLIGYDTFKTSITVKPGAIINKKLFLQQKDMELQGVEITARKTERITQINAGTITVTPREMKMLPSTGGEPDIAQYLQVVPGVIFTGDQGGQLYIRGGSPTQTGILLDGITIYNPFHSIGLYSVFETDAIRNVDVQTAGFNAQYGNRTSAIVDVTTKDGNKNRIAGKLSLSPIMARALVEGPILKAKKEGGSNMTFLLSVKHSYLESTSKSIYGGFGEPFKSGLPYTFTDLYGKVTINADNGSKLNIFGFNFDDKAKSISPKTKMVNATFGWQATGAGATFVITPSSSSALINGKFAYSKYAISADEATFRQRSSSIDGFEGGIDFTYFFPGYSQLKYGFEVSGFHTALDYANTLGLTTTLDRRNTLGSLFAMYRKNFGEKFIFEPGFRMQYYSSLDVFTPEPRIGMKYNITQNVRLKAASGLYSQNILSTKSDRDIVNFFNGFILSPDQGITNTDGDRVKSNLQRAFHALGGIEVDINNVEINLEPWYKNFYQNIELSRIKVSVQDADFTAGNGKASGIDLSARYNQKRIYLWGVVSYQKITYQTLVLDGNKVTTYRNPVTGETYLAGVTESQTYAPPFDRRWNINLLGSYQAGKKKDWEISARWNFGSPFPFTQTQGFYENTNVQQNGIPTNYLNQNGNIGIIYDNKINGGRLSYYHRMDLSVRKRFTMSENSNIETTFSLTNVYNRNNIFYIERLDNTRVFQLPLFPSINATWNF
- a CDS encoding tetratricopeptide repeat protein, which produces MTRKKDRKITQRLFSICTCIVLMANQSSAQLHTPYLPQNAQLFHAEELFMQQQYKSAEITAKHFLQQTPEITSPEFSSRKDKARYFIAASALKLNEANNEQTAIDFINTTANPAYKQRVAFALAQEYFKKNRFSDAIYYYEMAGVANLNNDEIINAKFELAYCYFNNSQFNQAEPLLASVREIGGKYYDAGNYYYGLLAYNKNNYADALTSFSRIEHIKEYSNIVPYYIAEIHYFQGNKAKALQDALRLIRKPERSFYHNELHLLAAQIYFEDKDYKEALPYFEFYYDNTERIRKEDLYEMAYCYYKLDDWEDAIDNFQQLSETRDSLAQSSMYLLGDCYLKINDKKSARNAFSICADMPFNPGQKEASLLLAAKLSYELGYNNDAIYYINLLLADYPTSAYNDQAKTLLSDLLIRTSNYAEAYSALEDVAHHDENYNRIYQKVTYGYAMQQMQLGNNAFADSLLTMSLKHNADLTYKNAATYWKADLAYKAGRYDEVIKFGNSFLRGNTNSMWVEHLSPSASARSMYITLGYAAMELSQFSEAQNYFNKARFNTDTTDTVFIAASILREADAVFMQKDYKKAIALYDQVIAANGADADYARYQKAIILGLSDNNKQKSELLIGLINSVPVSRYANEARYELGLTYIEENRYSAAINTMMPLTEAYELRNMAPKAWMRIGFAYQQSGDQQKAIDAYKHIALEYPTSEERPAALDALKSLYIQSGQPEGYARLLEDNNLGGAEENMLDSAYYATAETQYAANNWNKAQTLFGDYIKKYPNGVFITKAHYYKAESHYQLKEYKEALKGYDFVLTNAWSNFSENSARRAAIIAYDQGDMQGAKRYYGELRNMAMSQDNLQAAYNGLMLCSYKLDESSDALAYADTLISMPGLDASIADNAMLIKANALAQANNKEAALTVYKQLETSGNGAIAAEARYNIANIYYHQNKFKEAEEAAGNTIQQSGGHEYWVVRSYLLLSDILVKQKDYFNAKATLQSIVKNCKIPELKAEANAKLKEVKQLENKKSKLSE